A stretch of Anaeromyxobacter dehalogenans 2CP-1 DNA encodes these proteins:
- a CDS encoding beta strand repeat-containing protein, which translates to MHVYIRSLLIAALLTVAAHARATTSENGLVGNGINTNGINTNGINTNGINTNGLVGNGINTNGINTNGINTNGINTNGINTNGINTNGLVGNGINTNGINTNGINTNGINTNGINTNGINTNGINTNGINTNGINTNGINTNGINTNGINTNGINTNGIDTNGINTNGINTNGINTNGINTNGINTNGINTNGINTNGINTNGINTNGINTNGINTNGINTNGINTNGINTNGFRPLDNGLAFGAGTSGIAAAGLTGSAMAAPAFAAWFDRDAGYSDMVMKYVAQCALPAGATLSYAHAGKSYAWSGVFGLAPRWSAGAAIPAAEQELVSACVAAHTNAFGKHVQISVRGYDPSGAAIPVTAEETAGWRFSEATYFGNLFDGSGVYVALSAESLDPRVSTPRGCAAEHGVPGSCGPMVQAGLAADRCTAGADGVTHASCSVNGRAFRPVQVFLTTADVSISE; encoded by the coding sequence ATGCACGTCTACATCCGCTCGCTCCTGATCGCAGCTCTTCTCACCGTCGCCGCGCACGCCCGCGCAACCACCAGCGAGAACGGCCTGGTCGGGAACGGCATCAACACGAACGGCATCAACACGAACGGGATCAACACCAACGGGATCAACACCAACGGTCTCGTCGGCAACGGCATCAACACGAACGGCATCAACACGAACGGCATCAACACGAACGGCATCAACACGAACGGCATCAACACGAACGGGATCAACACCAACGGTCTCGTCGGCAACGGCATCAACACGAACGGCATCAACACCAACGGCATCAACACGAACGGCATCAACACGAACGGCATCAACACGAACGGCATCAACACGAACGGCATCAACACGAACGGCATCAACACGAACGGCATCAACACGAACGGCATCAACACGAACGGCATCAACACGAACGGGATCAACACGAACGGCATCAACACGAACGGCATCGACACGAACGGCATCAACACGAACGGCATCAACACGAACGGCATCAACACGAACGGCATCAACACGAACGGGATCAACACGAACGGCATCAACACGAACGGCATCAACACGAACGGCATCAACACGAACGGGATCAACACGAACGGGATCAACACGAACGGCATCAACACGAACGGGATCAACACGAACGGCATCAACACGAACGGCATCAACACCAATGGCTTCCGTCCGCTCGACAACGGCCTCGCCTTCGGCGCGGGCACGTCGGGGATCGCGGCCGCGGGCCTGACCGGCTCCGCGATGGCCGCCCCGGCGTTCGCCGCCTGGTTCGACCGCGACGCCGGGTACTCGGACATGGTCATGAAGTACGTGGCGCAGTGCGCGCTGCCGGCCGGCGCCACGCTGTCCTACGCGCACGCCGGCAAGTCCTACGCGTGGTCGGGCGTGTTCGGCCTGGCGCCGCGGTGGTCCGCGGGCGCCGCCATCCCCGCCGCCGAGCAGGAGCTCGTGAGCGCCTGCGTCGCGGCGCACACGAACGCCTTCGGCAAGCACGTCCAGATCTCCGTCCGCGGCTACGACCCCAGCGGCGCGGCCATCCCCGTCACCGCCGAGGAGACCGCCGGCTGGCGGTTCAGCGAGGCGACGTACTTCGGCAACCTCTTCGACGGCTCCGGCGTGTACGTGGCGCTCTCGGCCGAGTCGCTCGATCCGCGCGTGTCCACGCCCCGCGGCTGCGCCGCCGAGCACGGCGTCCCGGGCTCCTGCGGCCCGATGGTCCAGGCCGGGCTGGCCGCGGACCGCTGCACGGCGGGCGCGGACGGCGTCACGCACGCCTCCTGCTCGGTGAACGGGCGCGCGTTCCGGCCCGTGCAGGTCTTCCTGACCACGGCCGACGTGTCCATCTCGGAGTAG
- a CDS encoding glycosyltransferase family 2 protein, with amino-acid sequence MEAIFWLALALVAFSYVGYPLVLAVWDGAREALAAVRFVSGGDDRRGRAAEGWPSVTLLFSAFDEEAWIRRKIENCLALDYPPDRLEIVVGCDGCTDRTAQIAREVGGARVKVHALTPRAGKASVLSRLVPQARGDLVVLTDANVMLERGALRALARRFREPGVGAVVGRLRLFNPTRREFEESLYWKYETAIKFYEGKHGCVLGANGGIYAIRRILFSPLAPDTIVDDFVIPVRIAARGWEVPFEPEAVAFEETTEDAGHEFGRRARIGAGNWQALARVPELLDPRTGFLCFAFVSHKLLRWSAPFLLAAAAVANGLLAAAPGAWGYRALLLAQAAFYGLALAGRHGAAGLRGPVRRLASLAHYFVAMNAALAVGLWRFLRRSQRAAWQRTERAGPSIPAA; translated from the coding sequence ATGGAAGCGATCTTCTGGCTCGCGCTCGCCCTCGTCGCGTTCAGCTACGTCGGGTACCCGCTCGTGCTCGCCGTCTGGGACGGGGCGCGCGAGGCCCTCGCCGCCGTCCGCTTCGTGTCCGGCGGCGACGACCGCCGGGGGCGCGCCGCCGAGGGCTGGCCCTCGGTGACGCTGCTGTTCTCGGCCTTCGACGAGGAGGCCTGGATCCGGCGCAAGATCGAGAACTGCCTCGCCCTCGACTACCCGCCGGACCGCCTCGAGATCGTGGTCGGCTGCGACGGCTGCACCGACCGCACCGCCCAGATCGCGCGCGAGGTGGGCGGCGCGCGGGTGAAGGTGCACGCGCTCACGCCCCGCGCCGGGAAGGCGAGCGTCCTCTCGCGCCTCGTGCCGCAGGCGCGCGGCGACCTGGTGGTGCTCACCGACGCGAACGTAATGCTGGAGCGGGGCGCGCTGCGCGCGCTGGCGCGGCGCTTCCGCGAGCCGGGCGTGGGCGCGGTGGTGGGGCGGCTGCGGCTCTTCAACCCGACCCGCCGCGAGTTCGAGGAGAGCCTGTACTGGAAGTACGAGACCGCCATCAAGTTCTACGAGGGCAAGCACGGCTGCGTGCTGGGCGCGAACGGCGGCATCTACGCCATCCGCCGCATCCTGTTCTCGCCGCTCGCGCCCGACACCATCGTGGACGACTTCGTCATCCCGGTGCGGATCGCGGCCCGTGGGTGGGAGGTGCCGTTCGAGCCGGAGGCGGTCGCGTTCGAGGAGACCACCGAGGACGCCGGGCACGAGTTCGGGCGGCGCGCGCGCATCGGCGCGGGCAACTGGCAGGCGCTGGCGCGCGTGCCGGAGCTGCTCGACCCGCGCACCGGCTTCCTGTGCTTCGCGTTCGTCTCGCACAAGCTGCTGCGGTGGTCCGCGCCGTTCCTGCTCGCCGCGGCGGCGGTGGCGAACGGCCTGCTCGCCGCCGCGCCCGGCGCGTGGGGCTACCGGGCGCTGCTGCTCGCCCAGGCCGCGTTCTACGGGCTCGCGCTGGCGGGCCGGCACGGCGCGGCCGGCCTGCGGGGGCCGGTGCGCCGGCTCGCCTCGCTGGCGCACTACTTCGTCGCCATGAACGCCGCGCTGGCGGTGGGGCTGTGGCGGTTCCTGCGCCGCAGCCAGCGCGCCGCCTGGCAGCGCACCGAGCGCGCCGGCCCGAGCATCCCGGCCGCCTGA
- a CDS encoding helix-hairpin-helix domain-containing protein encodes MPRRVALALVLAATLLPARFRVQVESPPPPPACAPEGRGVPPRHWLGCAADPGGRRALAADERLVLALPIDPNTAGARELAHVPGLSRRLAEAVVRSREQDGRFRSAEDLRRVRGIGPRRLEQARAALQFEAAAP; translated from the coding sequence ATGCCACGCCGCGTCGCGCTCGCCCTCGTGCTCGCCGCCACCCTGCTGCCGGCGCGCTTTCGCGTCCAGGTGGAGTCCCCGCCGCCCCCGCCGGCCTGCGCGCCCGAGGGCCGCGGCGTGCCGCCGCGCCACTGGCTCGGCTGCGCCGCGGACCCCGGGGGTCGCCGCGCGCTCGCGGCGGACGAGCGCCTGGTCCTGGCCCTGCCCATCGATCCGAACACCGCCGGTGCGCGCGAGCTGGCTCACGTCCCCGGGCTCTCCCGGCGGCTGGCCGAGGCGGTGGTTCGCAGCCGGGAGCAGGACGGGCGGTTCCGCAGCGCGGAGGACCTTCGCCGCGTGCGCGGTATCGGCCCGCGGCGCCTGGAGCAGGCGCGTGCCGCGCTGCAGTTCGAGGCTGCTGCGCCGTAG
- a CDS encoding zinc-ribbon domain-containing protein encodes MLIRCERCSTLYELDEALLAPEGSAVQCTRCQHVFTARPPEAARQAAPPASNPEPPAAPPPPPPAPEPDDEPEREPEPPRPATRAYAPEPSRAARSGPTVYKPQPTQAAVTRAPVLRKDTVGTFEARLRWSARRKWLIPLVVVAVAAVASAGWLLLSRRHAPEAGRLRAEGLALMALDDATSLDQARARFDEALRLAPRDRAPEADRAAAEILRAAELSEGASAMQLRAAARAAERDRLRAEQQPGWEAAEQAAGAEADGLAADARAQAEQARTLAAGAAEALGRLQAAHAAPAEVARAQALLAAWSGDRAGLERAVAEARKRLPGDPWLALAEAALDARAQDRATQERAAVALSALLAHDPEVLRARLLLARTQGALGRRQEAIGTLDGLLAANPRHEGALTLRAKLAAAAVPEPATPSGFLPAPAPGRAGAAGGQGAPAAGNGASAPRNGVAQRPGGPAAPPATAPPVTGAPRPATAPAPAPGAPAPTGAAPSASPAAAPSAPPAGAPPRPRPRPAPSPEPVEFGGGH; translated from the coding sequence TTGCTGATCCGATGCGAACGCTGCTCGACGCTCTACGAGCTCGACGAGGCGCTGCTCGCGCCCGAGGGCTCCGCGGTCCAGTGCACGCGGTGCCAGCACGTGTTCACGGCCCGTCCGCCGGAGGCCGCGCGTCAGGCCGCGCCGCCTGCATCGAACCCCGAGCCGCCGGCCGCCCCGCCGCCACCACCGCCCGCGCCGGAGCCCGACGACGAGCCGGAGCGCGAGCCCGAGCCGCCGCGCCCTGCCACGCGCGCGTACGCGCCCGAGCCCTCCCGCGCGGCCCGGTCCGGGCCGACGGTGTACAAGCCCCAGCCGACGCAGGCGGCGGTGACGCGGGCGCCCGTGCTCCGCAAGGACACCGTCGGCACGTTCGAGGCCCGGCTCCGCTGGAGCGCCCGGCGCAAGTGGCTCATCCCGCTGGTCGTCGTGGCCGTGGCCGCCGTGGCCTCGGCGGGGTGGCTGCTGCTCTCGCGCCGCCACGCGCCGGAGGCCGGCCGGCTGCGCGCCGAGGGGCTCGCGCTCATGGCGCTCGACGACGCCACCAGCCTGGATCAGGCGCGCGCGCGCTTCGACGAGGCGCTGCGCCTGGCGCCGCGGGATCGGGCGCCGGAGGCGGACCGCGCCGCGGCGGAGATCCTGCGCGCCGCCGAGCTGAGCGAGGGCGCTTCCGCGATGCAGCTGCGCGCGGCCGCGCGCGCCGCCGAGCGGGATCGCCTGCGGGCCGAGCAGCAGCCCGGCTGGGAGGCGGCCGAGCAGGCGGCCGGCGCGGAGGCGGACGGCCTCGCCGCCGACGCCCGCGCGCAGGCCGAGCAGGCCCGCACGCTCGCCGCCGGCGCGGCGGAGGCGCTCGGGCGGTTGCAGGCGGCGCACGCGGCGCCGGCCGAGGTGGCCCGGGCCCAGGCGCTGCTGGCGGCGTGGTCCGGCGATCGCGCCGGGCTCGAGCGCGCCGTGGCCGAGGCGCGGAAGCGGCTCCCCGGCGATCCCTGGCTCGCCCTGGCCGAGGCGGCGCTCGACGCGCGCGCGCAGGATCGGGCCACGCAGGAGCGGGCGGCGGTCGCGCTCTCGGCGCTGCTCGCGCACGACCCCGAGGTCCTCCGGGCACGGCTCCTGCTCGCGCGCACCCAGGGCGCGCTCGGGCGCCGCCAGGAGGCGATCGGCACGCTCGACGGCTTGCTGGCCGCGAACCCGCGGCACGAGGGCGCGCTCACGCTCCGCGCGAAGCTCGCGGCCGCGGCGGTGCCCGAGCCGGCGACCCCGTCCGGCTTCCTCCCGGCGCCTGCGCCCGGGCGCGCCGGCGCGGCGGGCGGGCAGGGGGCGCCCGCGGCTGGGAACGGCGCGTCCGCGCCGCGGAACGGCGTTGCCCAGCGCCCGGGCGGCCCGGCGGCGCCGCCGGCCACCGCGCCCCCCGTCACCGGCGCGCCCCGGCCCGCGACGGCCCCCGCGCCGGCACCGGGCGCGCCGGCTCCCACGGGCGCGGCGCCCTCCGCGAGCCCTGCCGCCGCCCCGTCCGCGCCGCCGGCGGGCGCTCCGCCCCGCCCGCGCCCCCGCCCGGCACCGTCCCCGGAGCCGGTGGAGTTCGGCGGGGGCCACTAG
- a CDS encoding FHA domain-containing protein translates to MLATFEPAGTAPAPSLVCSFASHLDAFGRVLRLSDGLTIGRAEQADLPVDDRGASRLHARIARRPDGAWMVTDLGSTNGTFVNGVRIRSAVLRDGDEIRVGAVTAFRFSARGDLRRTALAA, encoded by the coding sequence ATGCTCGCCACCTTCGAACCCGCAGGAACCGCCCCCGCGCCGTCGCTGGTCTGCAGCTTCGCCAGCCACCTCGACGCGTTCGGGCGCGTGCTGCGGCTGTCCGACGGCCTGACCATCGGCCGCGCCGAGCAGGCCGACCTGCCCGTCGACGACCGCGGCGCGTCGCGGCTGCACGCGCGCATCGCCCGCCGGCCGGACGGCGCGTGGATGGTCACCGACCTCGGGTCGACGAACGGCACGTTCGTGAACGGCGTGCGGATCCGGTCCGCCGTCCTCAGGGACGGCGACGAGATCCGCGTCGGCGCGGTGACCGCGTTCCGGTTCTCGGCGCGCGGCGACCTCCGCCGGACCGCGCTCGCCGCCTAG
- a CDS encoding aspartate kinase: protein MISVEKIGGTSMSRFDEVLRNIMLRDPSRVYGRVYVVSAYAGVTNQLLEHKKTGEPGVYARFANGGDYTSAIEALTGKLKAINAGLAPLGLDLARADGFIEKRMKELRALLDSMRHVLASGYVRRDSVLLAAREMLAAVGEAHSAFNSVELLRAKDVEASLMDLSGFDDDDPLTIDERIHKCFTGVDVTRQVVVVTGYTKGVEGIMREFDRGYSEVTFSKVAVELKADEAVIHKEYHLSSADPELVGAQNTVVVGMTNYDVADQLADVGMEAIHPKAAKPMELAGIAIRLKNTFEPEHPGTLITKDYVGSQARIEVIAGSPKVSAVEIHDPSMVGTVGFDLGVMEIFQRHGISYILKATNANSITHVVWEKSISSAFLEELENQYQKVTVVPSAIVCVIGSNIAFPGVLARATQALAENGINVNAFSQSLRQTNMQFVIDRKDYKQAVIALNRALCLNPPTQAVA, encoded by the coding sequence ATGATCAGCGTCGAGAAGATCGGCGGCACCTCGATGTCCCGCTTCGACGAGGTGCTGCGCAACATCATGCTGCGCGACCCGAGCCGCGTGTACGGCCGGGTCTACGTCGTCTCCGCGTACGCCGGCGTCACCAACCAGCTCCTCGAGCACAAGAAGACCGGCGAGCCCGGCGTCTACGCGCGCTTCGCGAACGGCGGCGACTACACCAGCGCCATCGAGGCGCTCACCGGCAAGCTGAAGGCCATCAACGCCGGCCTCGCGCCGCTCGGGCTCGACCTGGCCCGCGCCGACGGGTTCATCGAGAAGCGCATGAAGGAGCTGCGCGCGCTGCTCGACTCGATGCGCCACGTGCTCGCGAGCGGCTACGTGCGCCGCGACAGCGTGCTGCTCGCCGCGCGCGAGATGCTCGCGGCGGTGGGCGAGGCGCACAGCGCGTTCAACAGCGTGGAGCTCCTCCGGGCGAAGGACGTCGAGGCCTCCCTGATGGACCTCTCCGGCTTCGACGACGACGACCCGCTCACCATCGACGAGCGCATCCACAAGTGCTTCACCGGCGTCGACGTGACCCGTCAGGTGGTGGTGGTCACCGGGTACACGAAGGGCGTCGAGGGCATCATGCGGGAGTTCGACCGCGGGTACTCCGAGGTCACCTTCAGCAAGGTCGCCGTCGAGCTGAAGGCCGACGAGGCGGTCATCCACAAGGAGTACCACCTGTCCTCGGCCGACCCGGAGCTGGTCGGGGCGCAGAACACGGTGGTGGTCGGGATGACCAACTACGACGTGGCCGACCAGCTCGCCGACGTCGGGATGGAGGCGATCCACCCGAAGGCCGCGAAGCCCATGGAGCTCGCCGGCATCGCCATCCGCCTGAAGAACACGTTCGAGCCGGAGCACCCCGGCACGCTCATCACCAAGGACTACGTGGGCAGCCAGGCCCGCATCGAGGTGATCGCCGGCTCACCGAAGGTGAGCGCGGTGGAGATCCACGATCCGTCGATGGTCGGGACGGTGGGCTTCGATCTCGGGGTGATGGAGATCTTCCAGCGCCACGGGATCTCGTACATCCTGAAGGCCACCAACGCGAACTCGATCACGCACGTGGTCTGGGAGAAGTCGATCTCCTCGGCGTTCCTGGAGGAGCTCGAGAACCAGTACCAGAAGGTGACGGTGGTCCCGTCCGCCATCGTCTGCGTCATCGGGAGCAACATCGCCTTCCCGGGGGTGCTGGCCCGCGCCACCCAGGCGCTCGCCGAGAACGGCATCAACGTGAACGCGTTCTCGCAGTCGCTCCGGCAGACCAACATGCAGTTCGTGATCGACCGCAAGGACTACAAGCAGGCGGTGATCGCGCTGAACCGGGCGCTCTGCCTGAACCCGCCGACGCAGGCGGTGGCGTAG
- the hutH gene encoding histidine ammonia-lyase codes for METLLLDGETLTLEQVRAVATGAARAALAPAARERVRRSRALVDARLEDGEAHYGINTGFGTLAEVRIPRADLERLQRNLVLSHAAGVGAPLPLPEARALVLLRANVLAKGVSGIREHTLDLLLAMLERGVVPVVPERGSVGASGDLAPLAHLALVLIGDGEAFLAPPGAAGRPERLPGGEALRRAGLEPVVLQPKEGLALVNGTQAMAAVGTLALLRAERLAALADLAGAMTLEGLLGSHRPFAPEIQAARGQPGQIAAAAHLRALLAGSELNASHQGPGCHKVQDPYSLRCMPQVHGAARDGIDFCRGVLAREVNAATDNPLVFPDTGEIVSGGNFHGQPVALALDVLAVAASHLAAISERRVEQLVNPSLSGLPPFLAPQHGLNSGFMIAQVTSAALVSENKVLCHPASVDSIPSSAGREDHVSMGMTAALKARQVVENVRTCLAIELLVAAQALDLRAPLRPAQRVAEAHARLRERVPHLSEDRALHRDIEAVSRLVDEGALEP; via the coding sequence ATGGAAACCCTCCTCCTCGACGGCGAGACCCTCACGCTGGAGCAGGTCCGTGCGGTCGCGACCGGGGCCGCCCGCGCCGCGCTCGCCCCCGCGGCCCGCGAGCGCGTGCGGCGTTCCCGCGCGCTGGTGGACGCCCGGCTCGAGGACGGCGAGGCGCACTACGGCATCAACACCGGCTTCGGGACGCTCGCCGAGGTCCGCATCCCGCGGGCCGACCTCGAGCGGCTGCAGCGCAACCTGGTGCTCTCGCACGCCGCCGGCGTGGGCGCGCCGCTGCCCCTCCCGGAGGCGCGCGCGCTGGTGCTGCTGCGCGCCAACGTGCTCGCGAAGGGCGTCTCCGGGATCCGCGAGCACACGCTGGACCTGCTGCTCGCCATGCTGGAGCGCGGCGTGGTGCCGGTGGTGCCGGAGCGCGGGTCGGTGGGCGCGTCGGGCGACCTCGCCCCGCTCGCGCACCTGGCGCTGGTGCTGATCGGCGACGGCGAGGCGTTCCTCGCGCCGCCCGGCGCGGCGGGCCGGCCCGAGCGGCTCCCCGGCGGCGAGGCGCTGCGGCGCGCCGGGCTCGAGCCGGTCGTGCTGCAGCCGAAGGAGGGGCTGGCGCTGGTGAACGGCACCCAGGCCATGGCCGCGGTCGGCACGCTCGCGCTGCTCCGCGCGGAGCGGCTGGCGGCGCTCGCCGATCTCGCCGGCGCCATGACGCTGGAGGGCCTGCTCGGCTCGCACCGGCCGTTCGCGCCGGAGATCCAGGCCGCCCGCGGGCAGCCCGGCCAGATCGCCGCGGCGGCGCACCTGCGCGCGCTGCTGGCCGGCTCCGAGCTGAACGCCTCGCACCAGGGCCCGGGCTGCCACAAGGTGCAGGACCCCTACTCGCTCCGCTGCATGCCGCAGGTGCACGGCGCCGCGCGCGACGGCATCGACTTCTGCCGCGGCGTGCTGGCGCGCGAGGTGAACGCCGCCACGGACAACCCGCTGGTCTTCCCGGACACCGGGGAGATCGTCTCGGGCGGCAACTTCCACGGCCAGCCGGTGGCGCTCGCGCTCGACGTGCTCGCGGTGGCCGCCTCGCACCTCGCCGCGATCTCGGAGCGCCGCGTGGAGCAGCTCGTGAACCCGTCGCTGTCCGGGCTCCCGCCGTTCCTGGCGCCCCAGCACGGGCTGAACTCGGGGTTCATGATCGCGCAGGTGACCAGCGCGGCGCTCGTCTCGGAGAACAAGGTGCTCTGCCACCCGGCCTCGGTGGACTCGATCCCGTCCTCCGCCGGCCGCGAGGACCACGTGTCGATGGGCATGACCGCGGCGCTCAAGGCGCGCCAGGTGGTGGAGAACGTCCGCACCTGCCTCGCCATCGAGCTGCTGGTCGCGGCCCAGGCGCTCGATCTCCGCGCCCCGCTCCGGCCCGCGCAGCGCGTGGCCGAGGCGCACGCGCGCCTGCGCGAGCGCGTCCCGCACCTGTCCGAGGACCGCGCGCTGCACCGCGACATCGAGGCGGTGTCGCGGCTCGTGGACGAGGGCGCGCTGGAGCCGTGA
- a CDS encoding CHAP domain-containing protein, which translates to MSPLRTLPVALAGLLAACAGPMRAARDNPLPPPAQGRAGIREPDAGPARGVAPVRASAVTRPLPRALAVERAVGTAARLVGAREIAVDGVRYGDRCAALVRAAYAQAGAPLPAEADPRELHALARDRGAARRWAPAAGDLAFLADRPGGPVEHVGLVESAAGDGTAVVLHLTEHGVARFRVNLGKAWKLKGEDGRTVNDLLVVGGGRLPAGRLLVGYARLL; encoded by the coding sequence ATGTCGCCGCTGCGCACGCTGCCCGTCGCGCTGGCCGGCCTGCTGGCCGCCTGCGCGGGCCCGATGCGCGCCGCCCGCGACAACCCCCTGCCCCCGCCCGCCCAGGGCCGGGCCGGCATCCGTGAACCGGATGCCGGCCCGGCTCGAGGTGTCGCCCCGGTCCGCGCCAGCGCCGTCACCCGCCCGCTGCCGCGCGCGCTCGCGGTGGAGCGGGCGGTGGGCACCGCGGCGCGCCTGGTGGGCGCCCGCGAGATCGCGGTGGACGGCGTCCGGTACGGCGACCGCTGCGCCGCGCTGGTCCGCGCCGCCTACGCCCAGGCCGGCGCGCCGCTCCCGGCGGAGGCCGACCCGCGGGAGCTCCACGCCCTGGCCCGCGACCGCGGCGCCGCCCGGCGCTGGGCGCCTGCGGCCGGCGATCTGGCGTTCCTGGCCGACCGTCCCGGCGGGCCGGTCGAGCACGTGGGATTGGTCGAGTCCGCGGCCGGGGACGGCACCGCCGTGGTGCTCCACCTGACGGAGCACGGCGTGGCGCGGTTCCGCGTGAACCTCGGCAAGGCCTGGAAGCTGAAGGGCGAGGACGGTCGCACCGTGAACGACCTGCTGGTGGTCGGCGGCGGCCGGCTCCCCGCCGGACGGCTCCTGGTGGGCTACGCCCGGCTACTCTGA
- a CDS encoding amidohydrolase — MDDLLVIGTLHTLDPARPRARAALVRDGRFVCVGEAAECAARAAPGARRIELGGGSAVPGLVDAHGHVLGLARARREVRCEGAASAEACAARVAERARATPPGRWIRGRGWDQNRWPGGGFPDAAALTRAAPDHPVVLFRVDGHACWVNAAALAAAGIGPATVDPPGGRILRDAAGRPTGVLVDAAMDLVIARLPRPGPAELEELLLAGLEELARLGLTGVHDAGVEPDVLDAYRRLAEAGRLPLRVYAMIDGLAPRPVLDAELARWRGTPELGGRLEVRAVKLFADGALGSRGAALLEDYADDPGNRGLLLTAPEELRARLDAVVRAGLQPAVHAIGDRAVREVLRAFRGAGPTLRALRPRIEHLQIVQPSDLPLLADTGAVASMQPVHATSDAGWVPARLGEGPGRLRGAYAWRSVAGAGAVLAFGSDFPIESPDPRAGLYAAEARRGPDGAPFQPQEAVSREVALRAFTAGAAWAAFAEGRRGMIREGMDADLTAFDADVLAVPAEALPGLGVVATLVGGQVVAGAVAGAQSA, encoded by the coding sequence ATGGACGATCTGCTGGTGATCGGCACGCTGCACACGCTCGACCCCGCGCGGCCGCGCGCCCGGGCCGCGCTCGTGCGCGACGGTCGGTTCGTGTGCGTGGGCGAGGCGGCCGAGTGCGCCGCGCGCGCGGCCCCGGGTGCGCGCCGCATCGAGCTGGGCGGCGGCAGCGCCGTGCCGGGCCTGGTGGACGCGCACGGGCACGTGCTCGGTCTCGCCCGCGCGCGGCGGGAGGTCCGCTGCGAGGGGGCGGCGAGCGCCGAGGCCTGCGCGGCGCGGGTGGCGGAGCGCGCCCGCGCCACGCCGCCCGGGCGCTGGATCCGGGGCCGCGGCTGGGACCAGAACCGCTGGCCCGGGGGCGGATTTCCGGACGCGGCGGCCCTCACGCGCGCGGCGCCGGATCACCCCGTGGTGCTGTTCCGCGTGGACGGGCACGCCTGCTGGGTCAACGCCGCCGCGCTCGCGGCCGCGGGCATCGGGCCGGCCACGGTGGATCCACCGGGCGGACGCATCCTCCGCGACGCCGCGGGCCGGCCGACCGGCGTGCTGGTGGACGCCGCCATGGACCTCGTCATCGCGCGGCTGCCGCGGCCCGGCCCGGCGGAGCTGGAGGAGCTGCTGCTCGCCGGGCTGGAGGAGCTGGCGCGGCTCGGGCTCACCGGCGTGCACGACGCCGGGGTCGAGCCGGACGTCCTCGACGCCTACCGTCGCCTGGCCGAGGCGGGCCGGCTGCCGCTGCGCGTGTACGCCATGATCGACGGGCTGGCGCCGCGCCCGGTGCTGGACGCGGAGCTGGCCCGGTGGCGCGGGACGCCGGAGCTGGGCGGCCGGCTCGAGGTGCGGGCGGTGAAGCTGTTCGCCGACGGCGCGCTGGGCAGCCGCGGCGCGGCGCTGCTCGAGGACTACGCCGACGACCCGGGGAACCGCGGGCTGCTGCTCACCGCGCCCGAGGAGCTGCGGGCGCGCCTCGACGCCGTGGTCCGGGCCGGCCTGCAGCCCGCGGTGCACGCCATCGGCGACCGGGCCGTGCGCGAGGTCCTCCGCGCGTTCCGGGGCGCCGGCCCCACGCTCCGGGCGCTGCGCCCGCGCATCGAGCACCTCCAGATCGTCCAGCCGTCGGACCTGCCGCTCCTCGCCGACACCGGCGCGGTGGCCTCGATGCAGCCCGTCCACGCCACCAGCGACGCGGGCTGGGTGCCGGCGCGGCTGGGGGAGGGGCCGGGGCGCCTCCGCGGCGCCTACGCCTGGCGCAGCGTGGCCGGGGCCGGCGCGGTGCTGGCGTTCGGCTCGGACTTCCCCATCGAGTCGCCCGACCCGCGCGCCGGGCTGTACGCCGCCGAGGCGCGCCGCGGGCCGGACGGCGCGCCCTTCCAGCCGCAGGAGGCGGTCTCGCGGGAGGTGGCGCTCCGGGCGTTCACCGCCGGGGCCGCCTGGGCCGCGTTCGCCGAGGGGCGCCGCGGCATGATCCGCGAGGGCATGGACGCCGACCTCACCGCGTTCGACGCCGACGTGCTCGCTGTCCCGGCGGAGGCGCTGCCGGGGCTGGGCGTGGTCGCGACGCTGGTGGGCGGGCAGGTGGTGGCAGGAGCGGTCGCCGGCGCTCAGAGCGCGTGA